A single genomic interval of Eurosta solidaginis isolate ZX-2024a chromosome 3, ASM4086904v1, whole genome shotgun sequence harbors:
- the LOC137244591 gene encoding uncharacterized protein isoform X2, translating into MRQKLQILRKIKPPKPMPSKKLEEEDELSNDIHVVTLCCEKLPDSISTYTPDNEANNQSQNFKENKTVQDIETSSAHEVENFSFLSELESNAVFQNLTTRLFTTSDGYDFQRLQQLRSDTISEIVAYEPEFAVDDIVFEKVKYNKHVRYFRRTPSTMSLDDISDSAHNESALRTDLLAEPSKRTHSTSAAENMSYNNNNIYHQPPAVQSITQNIPVYVPMNVMNLEIKNPGKFESVVIAEKRDRFDKLMPVVKWDINGNSLDDDFYLDDSWNESADMNCINTCGNRSAHFKLDTESQKSSFRSSSTTLETWLDEDLLGTSLNERRHYASNLLCRSKV; encoded by the coding sequence ATTTTGCGAAAAATTAAACCACCCAAACCGATGCCTTCGAAGAAACTTGAAGAGGAAGACGAACTATCCAATGATATTCATGTTGTGACATTGTGTTGTGAAAAATTACCAGACTCAATTTCGACGTATACACCAGACAATGAAGCAAATAATCAATCACAAaactttaaagaaaataaaactgtCCAAGATATTGAAACTTCATCAGCACATGAGGtagaaaattttagttttttgagTGAGCTGGAAAGTAATGCGGTGTTTCAGAATTTAACAACACGACTATTTACAACATCCGACGGATATGATTTTCAACGTTTGCAGCAACTACGCAGTGACACAATCTCTGAGATAGTAGCGTATGAGCCTGAGTTCGCAGTAGATGATATTGTATTTGAAAAAGTCAAATACAATAAGCACGTGCGTTATTTCCGTCGCACACCGTCCACAATGAGCTTAGATGATATTAGCGACAGTGCGCACAATGAGAGCGCTCTACGCACTGATCTGCTGGCAGAACCATCAAAACGAACTCACAGTACTAGCGCAGCAGAAAATATGagttacaataacaataacatttACCACCAACCACCAGCCGTCCAGTCTATAACACAGAATATACCCGTATATGTGCCTATGAACGTAATGAATTTGGAAATCAAAAATCCTGGAAAATTTGAGAGCGTTGTTATTGCAGAAAAACGTGACCGTTTTGATAAATTGATGCCCGTTGTCAAGTGGGACATAAATGGTAACTCGCTGGATGACGATTTCTATTTGGATGATAGTTGGAATGAATCGGCAGATATGAATTGCATTAATACGTGCGGAAACCGTTCTGCCCATTTTAAATTAGATACTGAATCGCAAAAGTCCAGTTTTCGTTCCAGTTCGACAACGTTGGAAACGTGGCTCGACGAGGATTTGTTGGGTACTTCGCTAAATGAAAGACGTCATTATGCTAGCAACCTATTATGCCGATCTAAAGTATAA
- the LOC137244591 gene encoding uncharacterized protein isoform X1, translating to MSQLLKITKKSCLKILRKIKPPKPMPSKKLEEEDELSNDIHVVTLCCEKLPDSISTYTPDNEANNQSQNFKENKTVQDIETSSAHEVENFSFLSELESNAVFQNLTTRLFTTSDGYDFQRLQQLRSDTISEIVAYEPEFAVDDIVFEKVKYNKHVRYFRRTPSTMSLDDISDSAHNESALRTDLLAEPSKRTHSTSAAENMSYNNNNIYHQPPAVQSITQNIPVYVPMNVMNLEIKNPGKFESVVIAEKRDRFDKLMPVVKWDINGNSLDDDFYLDDSWNESADMNCINTCGNRSAHFKLDTESQKSSFRSSSTTLETWLDEDLLGTSLNERRHYASNLLCRSKV from the coding sequence ATTTTGCGAAAAATTAAACCACCCAAACCGATGCCTTCGAAGAAACTTGAAGAGGAAGACGAACTATCCAATGATATTCATGTTGTGACATTGTGTTGTGAAAAATTACCAGACTCAATTTCGACGTATACACCAGACAATGAAGCAAATAATCAATCACAAaactttaaagaaaataaaactgtCCAAGATATTGAAACTTCATCAGCACATGAGGtagaaaattttagttttttgagTGAGCTGGAAAGTAATGCGGTGTTTCAGAATTTAACAACACGACTATTTACAACATCCGACGGATATGATTTTCAACGTTTGCAGCAACTACGCAGTGACACAATCTCTGAGATAGTAGCGTATGAGCCTGAGTTCGCAGTAGATGATATTGTATTTGAAAAAGTCAAATACAATAAGCACGTGCGTTATTTCCGTCGCACACCGTCCACAATGAGCTTAGATGATATTAGCGACAGTGCGCACAATGAGAGCGCTCTACGCACTGATCTGCTGGCAGAACCATCAAAACGAACTCACAGTACTAGCGCAGCAGAAAATATGagttacaataacaataacatttACCACCAACCACCAGCCGTCCAGTCTATAACACAGAATATACCCGTATATGTGCCTATGAACGTAATGAATTTGGAAATCAAAAATCCTGGAAAATTTGAGAGCGTTGTTATTGCAGAAAAACGTGACCGTTTTGATAAATTGATGCCCGTTGTCAAGTGGGACATAAATGGTAACTCGCTGGATGACGATTTCTATTTGGATGATAGTTGGAATGAATCGGCAGATATGAATTGCATTAATACGTGCGGAAACCGTTCTGCCCATTTTAAATTAGATACTGAATCGCAAAAGTCCAGTTTTCGTTCCAGTTCGACAACGTTGGAAACGTGGCTCGACGAGGATTTGTTGGGTACTTCGCTAAATGAAAGACGTCATTATGCTAGCAACCTATTATGCCGATCTAAAGTATAA
- the LOC137244591 gene encoding uncharacterized protein isoform X4, which produces MPSKKLEEEDELSNDIHVVTLCCEKLPDSISTYTPDNEANNQSQNFKENKTVQDIETSSAHEVENFSFLSELESNAVFQNLTTRLFTTSDGYDFQRLQQLRSDTISEIVAYEPEFAVDDIVFEKVKYNKHVRYFRRTPSTMSLDDISDSAHNESALRTDLLAEPSKRTHSTSAAENMSYNNNNIYHQPPAVQSITQNIPVYVPMNVMNLEIKNPGKFESVVIAEKRDRFDKLMPVVKWDINGNSLDDDFYLDDSWNESADMNCINTCGNRSAHFKLDTESQKSSFRSSSTTLETWLDEDLLGTSLNERRHYASNLLCRSKV; this is translated from the coding sequence ATGCCTTCGAAGAAACTTGAAGAGGAAGACGAACTATCCAATGATATTCATGTTGTGACATTGTGTTGTGAAAAATTACCAGACTCAATTTCGACGTATACACCAGACAATGAAGCAAATAATCAATCACAAaactttaaagaaaataaaactgtCCAAGATATTGAAACTTCATCAGCACATGAGGtagaaaattttagttttttgagTGAGCTGGAAAGTAATGCGGTGTTTCAGAATTTAACAACACGACTATTTACAACATCCGACGGATATGATTTTCAACGTTTGCAGCAACTACGCAGTGACACAATCTCTGAGATAGTAGCGTATGAGCCTGAGTTCGCAGTAGATGATATTGTATTTGAAAAAGTCAAATACAATAAGCACGTGCGTTATTTCCGTCGCACACCGTCCACAATGAGCTTAGATGATATTAGCGACAGTGCGCACAATGAGAGCGCTCTACGCACTGATCTGCTGGCAGAACCATCAAAACGAACTCACAGTACTAGCGCAGCAGAAAATATGagttacaataacaataacatttACCACCAACCACCAGCCGTCCAGTCTATAACACAGAATATACCCGTATATGTGCCTATGAACGTAATGAATTTGGAAATCAAAAATCCTGGAAAATTTGAGAGCGTTGTTATTGCAGAAAAACGTGACCGTTTTGATAAATTGATGCCCGTTGTCAAGTGGGACATAAATGGTAACTCGCTGGATGACGATTTCTATTTGGATGATAGTTGGAATGAATCGGCAGATATGAATTGCATTAATACGTGCGGAAACCGTTCTGCCCATTTTAAATTAGATACTGAATCGCAAAAGTCCAGTTTTCGTTCCAGTTCGACAACGTTGGAAACGTGGCTCGACGAGGATTTGTTGGGTACTTCGCTAAATGAAAGACGTCATTATGCTAGCAACCTATTATGCCGATCTAAAGTATAA
- the LOC137244591 gene encoding uncharacterized protein isoform X3: MILRKIKPPKPMPSKKLEEEDELSNDIHVVTLCCEKLPDSISTYTPDNEANNQSQNFKENKTVQDIETSSAHEVENFSFLSELESNAVFQNLTTRLFTTSDGYDFQRLQQLRSDTISEIVAYEPEFAVDDIVFEKVKYNKHVRYFRRTPSTMSLDDISDSAHNESALRTDLLAEPSKRTHSTSAAENMSYNNNNIYHQPPAVQSITQNIPVYVPMNVMNLEIKNPGKFESVVIAEKRDRFDKLMPVVKWDINGNSLDDDFYLDDSWNESADMNCINTCGNRSAHFKLDTESQKSSFRSSSTTLETWLDEDLLGTSLNERRHYASNLLCRSKV; the protein is encoded by the coding sequence ATTTTGCGAAAAATTAAACCACCCAAACCGATGCCTTCGAAGAAACTTGAAGAGGAAGACGAACTATCCAATGATATTCATGTTGTGACATTGTGTTGTGAAAAATTACCAGACTCAATTTCGACGTATACACCAGACAATGAAGCAAATAATCAATCACAAaactttaaagaaaataaaactgtCCAAGATATTGAAACTTCATCAGCACATGAGGtagaaaattttagttttttgagTGAGCTGGAAAGTAATGCGGTGTTTCAGAATTTAACAACACGACTATTTACAACATCCGACGGATATGATTTTCAACGTTTGCAGCAACTACGCAGTGACACAATCTCTGAGATAGTAGCGTATGAGCCTGAGTTCGCAGTAGATGATATTGTATTTGAAAAAGTCAAATACAATAAGCACGTGCGTTATTTCCGTCGCACACCGTCCACAATGAGCTTAGATGATATTAGCGACAGTGCGCACAATGAGAGCGCTCTACGCACTGATCTGCTGGCAGAACCATCAAAACGAACTCACAGTACTAGCGCAGCAGAAAATATGagttacaataacaataacatttACCACCAACCACCAGCCGTCCAGTCTATAACACAGAATATACCCGTATATGTGCCTATGAACGTAATGAATTTGGAAATCAAAAATCCTGGAAAATTTGAGAGCGTTGTTATTGCAGAAAAACGTGACCGTTTTGATAAATTGATGCCCGTTGTCAAGTGGGACATAAATGGTAACTCGCTGGATGACGATTTCTATTTGGATGATAGTTGGAATGAATCGGCAGATATGAATTGCATTAATACGTGCGGAAACCGTTCTGCCCATTTTAAATTAGATACTGAATCGCAAAAGTCCAGTTTTCGTTCCAGTTCGACAACGTTGGAAACGTGGCTCGACGAGGATTTGTTGGGTACTTCGCTAAATGAAAGACGTCATTATGCTAGCAACCTATTATGCCGATCTAAAGTATAA